The proteins below are encoded in one region of Tolumonas auensis DSM 9187:
- the mutT gene encoding 8-oxo-dGTP diphosphatase MutT, translated as MKQVWVAVGVIYDPLLGYFICRRATHQHQGGKWEFPGGKVEAGETVQQALKRELQEEIGIDVSAAEPLLVIEHTYSDKAVKLDVWLVTAFNGTAQSLEGLENRWVQLTELDQLDFPEANLPIIEALKTRAGN; from the coding sequence ATGAAGCAAGTGTGGGTCGCAGTCGGGGTTATTTATGATCCTCTGCTGGGATATTTTATCTGCCGCCGGGCAACACATCAGCATCAGGGCGGGAAGTGGGAGTTTCCGGGCGGGAAGGTTGAAGCGGGCGAAACTGTTCAGCAGGCATTAAAAAGGGAATTGCAGGAAGAGATTGGCATTGATGTCAGCGCTGCAGAACCTTTACTGGTGATTGAGCATACCTACAGCGATAAAGCGGTGAAACTCGATGTCTGGCTGGTCACTGCATTTAATGGTACGGCGCAGAGTCTGGAAGGGCTGGAGAATCGCTGGGTTCAGCTAACCGAGCTGGATCAGCTGGATTTTCCGGAAGCGAATTTACCGATTATTGAGGCGTTGAAAACGAGAGCAGGAAATTAA
- the yacG gene encoding DNA gyrase inhibitor YacG, with amino-acid sequence MSLKVDCPTCGTPVEWSPLSQFRPFCSDRCRLIDLGEWFSEERSIAGEEHTPSSDTARPQLSAEDLALLEQD; translated from the coding sequence ATGAGCCTGAAAGTTGATTGTCCGACCTGCGGAACCCCGGTCGAGTGGAGCCCGCTTAGCCAGTTTCGCCCTTTTTGCAGCGACCGCTGCCGTTTGATCGACCTCGGCGAATGGTTCAGCGAAGAACGCAGTATCGCCGGTGAAGAACACACCCCATCATCAGATACCGCCAGACCACAACTCTCAGCAGAAGATCTGGCATTACTGGAGCAGGATTAA
- the coaE gene encoding dephospho-CoA kinase (Dephospho-CoA kinase (CoaE) performs the final step in coenzyme A biosynthesis.): MFIIGLTGGIGSGKSTIAEHFSALGVPCIDADQTARDVVQPGEPALTAITQHFGPEVIQPDGTLDRRQVREKIFADPAAREWLNNLLHPLIRQRMVQQCQQAQGPYCILMVPLLFENHLQSLVHRTLVIDIDEATQIRRTMLRDNTTEEQVKAIIAAQCPRQQRLALADDVIQNGDEVTATQRQQAVYALHQTYLQLAAQHQSHG, translated from the coding sequence ATGTTTATCATCGGACTCACCGGCGGCATTGGCAGCGGTAAATCCACTATCGCTGAGCATTTCAGTGCGCTGGGAGTTCCCTGCATCGATGCCGACCAGACCGCCCGCGACGTGGTACAGCCCGGTGAACCAGCCTTAACTGCTATCACTCAGCATTTTGGTCCGGAAGTCATACAGCCTGACGGCACACTGGATCGCCGTCAGGTGCGGGAAAAAATATTTGCTGACCCGGCAGCCAGAGAATGGCTGAACAATCTGCTGCACCCGCTGATCCGCCAGCGCATGGTGCAGCAATGTCAGCAAGCTCAGGGCCCCTACTGCATTCTGATGGTACCGCTGTTATTTGAAAATCACCTGCAATCACTGGTGCACCGCACCCTGGTTATCGATATCGACGAAGCAACCCAAATCCGGCGTACCATGCTGCGCGATAACACGACTGAAGAGCAGGTCAAGGCCATCATCGCCGCGCAATGCCCGCGCCAGCAGCGATTAGCACTGGCCGATGATGTTATTCAAAACGGGGATGAGGTTACTGCAACACAACGCCAGCAGGCCGTTTATGCCTTGCATCAGACTTACCTGCAATTAGCAGCACAACACCAGTCACACGGATGA